A part of Cryptococcus tetragattii IND107 chromosome 3, whole genome shotgun sequence genomic DNA contains:
- a CDS encoding nicotinate-nucleotide diphosphorylase (carboxylating) has translation MSETDLKPGQNLAHLLPPSWSAEVQRWFAEDTPSFDWAGFVVGEEEQEAILWGKSGGVLAGVPFFDEVFKHVDCTVEWLMPEGSIVPSDAKTKVAIVRGKARQLLLGERVALNTLARCSGIATVSRRFRDLARAEGWKGVVAGTRKTTPGFRLVEKYGMMVGGVDPHRHDLSSMVMLKDNHIWATGSITSAIQAVRRVAGFSLLVNVECQDFTEADEAVTAGANIVMLDNMVGEDLHSAARRLKEKWQGKREFLIETSGGIVEGSLTGRVGPDIDILSTSAVHQSCPHVDFSLKIQPRKRS, from the exons ATGTCCGAAACAGATCTCAAACCTGGTCAGAATTTggcccatcttcttccgccttcTTGGAGTGCTGAAGTGCAAAGATGGTTTGCCGAAGATACTCCATCATTCGATTGGGCTGGCTTCGTtgtgggtgaagaggagcaagaagcaaTACTCTGGGGCAAAAGCGGT GGTGTGCTCGCCGGTGTGCCTTTTTTCGATGAAGTATTCAAGCATGTTGACTGCAC TGTGGAGTGGCTCATGCCTGAGGGATCCATTGTGCCGTCTGACGCCAAGACTAAGGTTGCCATTGTTCGAGGCAAAGCTCGGCAGCTTTTGTTGGGTGAGCGAGTTGCGCTAAACACATTGGCTAGGTGCAGTGGGATTGCAACTGT ATCAAGGAGGTTCCGCGATTTGGCTAGGGCGGAGGGTTGGAAGGGCGTCGTCGCCGGCACTAGGAAGACTACCCCCGGCTTCAGGCTGGTCGAGAAGTATGGAATGATGGTCGGTGGCGTAGACCCTCATCGACATGATTTGTCATCGATGGTCATGCTTAAAGACAATCATATCTGGGCAACTG GTTCAATCACTTCTGCTATCCAAGCTGTTCGCCGAGTTGCTggcttttcccttcttgttAACGTCGAGTGCCAGGATTTCACAGAAGCGGATGAGGCCGTTACGGCGGGAGCTAATATCGTAATGTTGGACAACATGGTTGGGGAAGATTTACACTCTGCGGCGAGGCGACTCAAAGAAAAATGGCAGGGTAAGCGGGAGTTTTTGATCGAAACCAGTGGTGGCATCGTAGAAGGCAGTCTGACTGGTCGGGTGGGACCTG ACATTGATATCCTATCAACCTCAGCGGTACACCAGAGCTGCCCTCATGTGGACTTTTCGCTCAAGATTCAGCCTAGAAAGAGGTCTTAA
- a CDS encoding kynureninase: MSSDLPTKEELVKWDQDDALNWTRGEFEIPNSKACGGEADGKAIYFCGNSLGLLSKKARQHIMEELDVWSTSSVTGHFKHPYQRPWKHVDEPLTPHLAKLVGAREEEIAHTSTLTSNMHNLFTSFYRPTEKRWKIVIEKGSFPSDWYAVHSHPRLHDKVLSPEQIDNAIIALVPREGEDTLRTEDILKVVDDNKDSIAIVWLPIVQYYTGQLFDISSISPKVHEIGALLGLDMAHGIGNVECKLNEWNVDFAVWCTYKYLNAGPAAIGGFYIRSGLDDGGRRLAGWWGNDASTRFHMSPNFQPTPGAKGYQHSCTPVLSSIPLLATLQLIEAAGFSSMVEKGRRLTGSLEALLKASRYYVHPADPKGKIGFRIITPAAPYRGTQLSLVIMPEEEHVMPNVFDRMLRMGLVGDERRPSVIRLSPVVLYNTFEEVGRAVEIVEEALREEEEERKR; this comes from the exons ATGTCCAGTGACCTACCCACCAAAGAGGAGCTGGTCAAGTGGGACCAGGATGATGCTCTAAACTGGACGCGAGGAGAATTTGAGATCCCAAACAGCAAAGCTTGTGGAGGTGAAGCAG ATGGAAAGGCCATTTACTTCTGCGGCAATTCTCTGGGTCTGCTCAGTAAGAAAGCCCGACAGCATATTATGGAAGAACTCGATGTCTGGTCCACTAG CTCTGTCACTGGCCATTTCAAGCATCCTTACCAACGACCATGGAAACATGTAGATGAACCCCTTACTCCTCACCTTGCGAAACTGGTCGGAgctcgagaagaggaaattgCGCACACATCAACACTCACAAGCAACATGCACAATCTTTTTACCAGCTTCTATCGTCCCACAgaaaaaagatggaaaataGTGATTGAGAAGGGAAGTTTCCCGAGCGATTGG TATGCGGTTCATTCCCATCCGAGACTGCATGACAAAGTCCTCAGTCCTGAGCAGATTGACAATGCTATTATAGCATTGGTGCCACGTGAAGGCGAAGACACACTCCGGACTGAAGACATCCTTAAAGTGGTAGATGATAATAAGGACTCA ATTGCCATAGTCTGGTTGCCTATAGTCCAATACTATACGGGACAGCTGTTCGacatttcttccatctcgccGAAGGTTCATGAAATTGGTGCTCTCTTAGGGCTTGATATGGCGCATGGCATTGGCAATGTCGAATGTAAACTAAACGAGTGGAATGTCGACTTTGCCGTCTGGTGCACATACAA GTACTTAAACGCAGGACCTGCAGCTATTGGAGGATTTTACATTCGCTCAGGATTGGACGACGGTGGCCGTCG CCTTGCTGGCTGGTGGGGCAACGATGCCAGCACACGTTTCCACATGTCCCCTAACTTCCAGCCCACACCAGGTGCTAAAGGATATCAGCATTCTTGCACCCCGGTACTCTCGTCTATCCCTCTCTTAGCAACTCTTCAGCTCATTGAAGCTGCGGGATTCTCTAGCATGGTCGAAAAAGGCCGCCGGCTCACTGGTTCACTTGAGGCCCTTCTCAAAGCATCACGATACTATGTTCATCCTGCGGACCCCAAAGGGAAGATAGGTTTTAGAATCATCACACCAGCTGCCCCTTATCGCGGAACTCAGCTGTCCTTAGTGATAATGCCGGAGGAAGAACATGTGATGCCAAATGTCTTCGACAGAATGTTGAGAATGGGATTAGTGGGTGACGAAAGGCGACCAAGTGTCATTAGGCTTAGTCCTGTCGTGCTGTATAACACATTTGAGGAGGTTGGGAGGGCAGTGGagattgttgaagaagctttaagagaagaggaggaagaaaggaagagatga